CAGCCGATTCTGCTCGGTGGGGGTCAGGGGCCGCCGCCTGGCGACAGTGGCCAGGGTGCCGGCGGCGCTCATGGCCGAGTCATGGAGCTCGCGCTGCTTGGCGGTCATGGCGACGTCGAGCCGGCTGGTGATCCGCTCCGGCAGCTGGTCCCGCACCAGCCGCCGGTCGCGGCGCAGCATCACCGGCGCCAGCCGCTGGCGCAGGACCGAGAGGTTGCGGTAGCCCAGGACCTTGCCCCGCTCGTCGGTGATGTGGAAATCGACCAGAAAGCGCCACAACGGCCCGAGCACCCGGGGATCCACCACCTGCATGAGGCTGTAGAGATCCTCCAGCCGGTTCTCCAGCGGGGTACCGGACAGGACAAAGGCGTACCGGCTGGGGATCCTTTTCACCGCAGCGGCGATCTTGGTCCGCCAGTTCTTGATGCGCTGGGCCTCGTCCATGATGATGAGGTCGGGGCGCAGGCTCTCGTTCATGACCGACAGGTCCCGCAGCACCAGCTCGTAGTTGGCGATGAAGAAGGTCGCCTGCCGCCGGTACTGGGCGCCCCGCTCCGCAGCCGTCCCCTGGACGACCTGGACCTCCAGGTCGGTGAAGCGGCCGATCTCCCGGGCCCATTGCTGCTTCAGGGAAGCGGGACTGACGATGAGCACCCGCCGCACGCCCTCGTGCTCCTGAAGCCAGACCGCGGCGGCAATGGCCTGGAGGGTCTTGCCCAGCCCCATGTCATCGGCCAACAGCGCCCGGCCGGTGCCGGCCAGAAAGGCGGCGCCCTCGATCTGGTACGGATAAAGCCGCGCCTTCACGCCCGGGAGCCGGCCATGGCTGGCCATGATCCGGGAGCGGATCTCCGGCCCGCAGCCGGTGGGCGGCATCCGCCGCCAGCTGCCGGGCATGGGCATCCTCGCCGACGTGGATGTCGCTGCGCTCGGCCACCGTCTCGGCGAAGCGGAAGAAGTCCTCGGGCAAGCGGCCGCTGAACAGCCCGGCCGGGTCGAAGTACCCGTCCAGGAGCCCTGCCAGCTCCTGATCCAGGGCCGCGTGGCGGACCAGGCGCAGCCGCGGCGCCTCCTCCACGTCCCAGGCCAGATAGACGTAGGAGAAGGGGGCGGCCTGACTCCGGAGCTGGTCGTAATCCGGGTGCTTGCTGATCCGGTGCAGCACCGCCTCGATGTGCTTGCAGGTGCCCAACTGGTTGGTGGCGAAGTCCGGGCAGTTGCAGAAGTTGGCCCGCCGCCGGAGGGAGCGGATAACCACCTCGTAATGCCGCGGGAAATGGGTGAAGGCCGAAACCGAGGTCGCACGCCAGACCCCAAGCCAGGGCTCGCCGCTGGTGGGCTCCACCCGCACCTCTGCCCGGCCGCGCCTGATGCGGTCCTGGATGGCGGTATCAGCGGCCGAGATCAGCTGATCGGAGCTCGCCCGCTGGTCGGCATAGGCGAGCAGGGCGGCGACCAGATGGTGGCAGACCGCACCCGCGGCCGGGCTGCAGTCACAGGCAAGGGCCAGACGTCCCCCGTCATCCAGCTCGACCCGGACGCGCACCGGCAGCTCGTGGTCGTCGTCTTCCAGCAGGGCCCAGAGCCCTTCCTGGCTCTGATCGATCTCCACCACCCGATTGTCCCTGAAGAAGCGCAAGCCCTGGGCAATGGCCCGGTCATCGGCCAGGCCTTGCAGGTCCTCCTGGTCGAAGAGGAAGGGGTCCGGGTTGGGCGGGGTGAGCACGTGTGCCATGGCGGGCTCCAGCTGTTGCAGGAATGGGGGCAGGCCGGCTGGCCGCCGGTCAGCGGCTGCGGTCCTGGTGGGTGAGGAAAGGCTCCATCTCGATCTCGTAGATGTAGAGGAGCACCAGGGCGAGGCCGAAAAGCAGGGGGCCGTAGAGAAGGCCGATCATGCCGAAGGTGTGCAGGCCGCCCAGGATGGCGAAGAAGATCACCAGGGTGGACATGTCGGCCGAGCCCTGCATGAAGAGGGGCCGCACGAAGTTGTCGATGCTGCCCACCACCACCACCGACCAGACGACCAGAAAGAGGGCCGCCCACCAGCGGCCGATGAGCAGAAGATAGCCCGCGGCCGGCAGCCAGATGAGAGCGGTGCCCACGAAGGGGATCAGGGAGGCGAAGGCCATCATGGTGCCCCAGAAGAGGGCGGGCAGCCCGGTGAAAAGAAAGGCGAGGCCGCCCGCCAGGCCCTGGGCCACGGCGGTGATCAGGGTGCCCAGGAGCACCGAGCCTGCCACGGTCTTGATCCGGGCCAGAATCTGCTCCTCGTGGCTGGCGGACAGCGGGATGAGATGGAGCAGCCGCTGGTAGATCCTCTTTTCGTCCCGCACCATGAAATAGAAGGTGAACAGCACCAGGAAGACCTTGGCGAGAAAGCCGCTGAGGTTGCCCACCAGGGCCCCGGTCTGGCCGAGCAGGAACTTGCCGAGCCGGGAGCTGAGGTCCACCAGGGCGCCGGCCCCGGTCTCGGCATTGCCGTCCAGGATGGGGAAGATCTTCTTGAGATCCGGGAGATACGGCTCCAGCATGGCCTTGGCCTGAAGCGCCCACGGCGAGGTCAGGAGCTTTTCGTGCTCGCCGGCCTGGATCCAGGCCTGGATGGCGTTGGCGGATTGGACCCCCTGGTGGACCAGGGAGAGAAAGACCGCCAGAAGCGGCAGCACGACCACCAGGACCAGGCCGAGGCTGGAGAGGAGAGCGGCCAGGTCCTGCCGGCCGCCCACCAGGCGGAGGATCCGGCGATGGACCGGGCCGAAGACGATGGCCAGGATGATGGCCAGAAGGATGGTGCCCAGATACGGGGCCAGCACGTACAGGCAGCCGCCCAGGACCAGGAAGAGCAGAGCAAAGAGAAAGGCATGCCCCATGTCCAGGCGCAGGCCCGGCTTGCCGGCCTGGTCCGTCCCTTCGGCCCGGGTCGCCGGCCCGACGAGCTGCCCCTCAAGAGAACGGGGCCTGGATACAGGGCGCTTTGCTCTGGCCATGGGCCACACCATAGCCGCCTGCCGTTGGGAAAGCAAGGGAGCCCGGCCGGGCGGCGCCGCCAGGAGCCGGACCAGGGCCTGGAGGCCGGATGAGCCGCGGCAGCGCCGGGCAGGCGAGGGGCTCCAGGTCTCATAGGACCCATGAGACCTCTGGGACCCACTTTCGCAGGTCTGGCTCAGACGATCTCGTAGCGCTCGATCCGGATGCGCTCGATCTGGATGTCGGGCCACTGGGCCTGCATCCAGGCCCGGAGGCGCTGTTCCATGCGGATGCGGGTGAGCTTGAACTCTTTGAGCTCGCTGGCCGGGGTGTTGGCGTAGAACTGGTAGACCATGTCCCGCAGGAGGCGCTTGCGGACCTCTGCGGGCGTGCCGTCGCTGTCGGCGGCGATCTCGATGGACAGGGTGACGGCGATGAAGCCTTTGTCCTCGCCCTCGTCGAAGGGGATGAGAAAGCCGGGCAGGCGCCAGGCCTGGGTCTGGCTGGCAACTGCTGCCGGCGGGGTGGCGGCCGGGGCCGGAGCAGCGTGGGGGGGCGGCTCTTCCGGGACGTCCGTGGCAGCGGGCGGGTGCGGCGCTTCCGGCAAAGGGGGCGGCTTGTCGCCAGACAGGAGGAAAGCGACCAGGATGGCCAGAGCCAGCAGGCTGCCCCCGGCGCCCAGGGCCCACCACCGCCGGCGCGACCCAGGCTCCCGGGGCAGGCGGTCGGCCAGCCGGGTCCAGCTCTGGCGCCAGGCGGGTGGGGGCGGGGCGGCAGGCGCGTCCCGGGCCGGGGACAGGGGCGGGGCGGCCGCGGCCTGGGCGGCCAGGCCCTTCGAGGGCTGGCGGTCTGGCGCCGGCTCGTCCAGGTTGATCTCGTCGAAGGCCGGAATCTCCGCCAGTGCGTCGTCGCCGGGCGGTGAGAAGTCGTAGGGGCTTTGGGTGGGTCCCAGATCCTTCAGGGCGTCTGCTGCCGAGAAAGCGCCGGGGGGGGCGGCCGGGGGCTCATCCGGGGGAGCAAAAAGGACGGTATCGTTCTCGCCGGCGCCCCAGTCTTGTCCCCAGTCCTCGGCTGCCGGTGCCTTTTCAGGCACTGAAGACCTTCTTGATCTTCTCGGCCATGGTCTCGGCCGTGAACGGCTTGACGATGTACTGGCTGACCTTGGCCTTTACCGCCAGGATGATGTTGTCCTGCTGGGCCTCGGCTGTGACCATGATGAACGGGATCTTGGCCAGATTGGCATCGGCGCGTACTCGTTTCAAGAGGTCAAGGCCGGTCATTTTCGGCATGTTCCAGTCCGAGATCACCAGATCCACCTTTTCGCTGGACAGGATATCCATGGCGGTGGTGCCGTCATCGGCTTCGATGATGTTCTTGAAGCCCAGGCCCACTAGGATGTTCTTGACGATGCGGCGCATGGTCGCAAAGTCATCCACGACAAGGATCTTGATGTTCTGGTCCGGCATACGCGCCCCCTGAGGCTCTCTCCCGGCAGCGGCCTTGCGCCACCGGGCAAGGGTCATTCACGGCTCATGGCCAATGAGCCGCACACACATCGTCTTCCCGAGCGGTTCTTTTCGAAGTCAGCCCCGTTTTACATGAGATTTCTCGGTTCGTAAAGGCGAAATGACGGTGGCGGAAAGCCCCCCAATTCAGGCGCCGAGTCGCCGGCGCAGCTTGGTGCGCAACCGCAGCATGGCCTTGGAATGCATCTGCGAGATGCGGGATTCAGTGTAGCCCAGGATCTGGCCGATCTCCTTCATGGTCAGCTCTTCGAAATAATAGAGGGCCACGGTGAGCCGCTCCTTGTCAGGCAGCTCGTCGATGGCCTGGGCCACCAGCTCCCGGAGCTGGCTCATGTTGACCGCGGCAAAAGGATCGCCGCCGGTGGGCTCGGCCACCTCCACGTCCCCGCCTTCCGGCCCGCTGCCGGACTGGCTCTGCCGGAGGATCTCGATGTCCAGGAAGGTCACCGACTTGGTTTCGTCCAGGAGGCGGTGGAAATCCTCCATGTCCAGCCCCAGGGCCGCGGCCACTTCGTCGTCGTCCGCCGGCCGGCCCAGCCTTTTTTCGCAGTCGCCGTAAGCCTTTTCCAGGGTGGTGATCTTGCGCCGCACCGAGCGGGGCACCCAGTCCAGGGAGCGCAGCTCGTCGAGCATGGCACCCCGGATGCGGAATTCGGCATAGGTCTTGAACTGGACGTTCTTGTGGGGATCGAACTTGTCGATGGCATCG
This window of the Thermodesulfobacteriota bacterium genome carries:
- a CDS encoding DEAD/DEAH box helicase, producing MASHGRLPGVKARLYPYQIEGAAFLAGTGRALLADDMGLGKTLQAIAAAVWLQEHEGVRRVLIVSPASLKQQWAREIGRFTDLEVQVVQGTAAERGAQYRRQATFFIANYELVLRDLSVMNESLRPDLIIMDEAQRIKNWRTKIAAAVKRIPSRYAFVLSGTPLENRLEDLYSLMQVVDPRVLGPLWRFLVDFHITDERGKVLGYRNLSVLRQRLAPVMLRRDRRLVRDQLPERITSRLDVAMTAKQRELHDSAMSAAGTLATVARRRPLTPTEQNRLMAALQQARMACTAAGLVDKEVEGSPKLDELADLLEELCLQSGLKAVVFSQWEGMTRMVEARLARLGLGSVRLHGGVPVASRGALMDRFREDDAISVFISTDAGGVGLNLQNASVLNLDVPRNPAILEQRNARVHRLGQTRTVQIITMVAADSYEERVWSLVQTLWA
- a CDS encoding AI-2E family transporter → MARAKRPVSRPRSLEGQLVGPATRAEGTDQAGKPGLRLDMGHAFLFALLFLVLGGCLYVLAPYLGTILLAIILAIVFGPVHRRILRLVGGRQDLAALLSSLGLVLVVVLPLLAVFLSLVHQGVQSANAIQAWIQAGEHEKLLTSPWALQAKAMLEPYLPDLKKIFPILDGNAETGAGALVDLSSRLGKFLLGQTGALVGNLSGFLAKVFLVLFTFYFMVRDEKRIYQRLLHLIPLSASHEEQILARIKTVAGSVLLGTLITAVAQGLAGGLAFLFTGLPALFWGTMMAFASLIPFVGTALIWLPAAGYLLLIGRWWAALFLVVWSVVVVGSIDNFVRPLFMQGSADMSTLVIFFAILGGLHTFGMIGLLYGPLLFGLALVLLYIYEIEMEPFLTHQDRSR
- a CDS encoding response regulator, yielding MPDQNIKILVVDDFATMRRIVKNILVGLGFKNIIEADDGTTAMDILSSEKVDLVISDWNMPKMTGLDLLKRVRADANLAKIPFIMVTAEAQQDNIILAVKAKVSQYIVKPFTAETMAEKIKKVFSA
- a CDS encoding FliA/WhiG family RNA polymerase sigma factor, which encodes MRKQGYPTKLRDYAQVQCNGGIDKTPDQRSELILHYTPLIKYIAARLAARLPSHISVDDLISCGIIGLIDAIDKFDPHKNVQFKTYAEFRIRGAMLDELRSLDWVPRSVRRKITTLEKAYGDCEKRLGRPADDDEVAAALGLDMEDFHRLLDETKSVTFLDIEILRQSQSGSGPEGGDVEVAEPTGGDPFAAVNMSQLRELVAQAIDELPDKERLTVALYYFEELTMKEIGQILGYTESRISQMHSKAMLRLRTKLRRRLGA